AAGTCTTAGCCGTTTCCACGCCGACCAATAATGAAGTAATAAGCCCGGGCCCAACCGTTACCGCAATTGTGTCAATAAATCCCCCTCTCCTTGGCAAGGAGAGGGCTGGGGTGAGGTCAGCCTTTTCCAGTGCCTGATTAATTACCGGCAATATATTTACAACATGCTCTCTGGCCGCCACTTCCGGCACCACGCCGCCGTATTTTTTATGTATTTCTATCTGCGAGGAGACAATATTTGATAATACTTTAACTTTATCTCCGCGGCCTTCAATTATCGCGGCCGCGGTTTCATCGCAGGAAGTTTCAATGCCCAATATAATCATAAATTTCGCCAGAGCTAATCGCAAATAGCCGTGCCATAAGTATTCCGGCAATAAGACGTGATAGCTACGCCGTCATTACAAGCTGATATATCATAACAACTTACCCAGCCTCCGTAATCCAATCCATTGCAACGGCATTTAATATTTGAATCCGGGTCGCCAATAATATATATCCATTCAGGCCTTATAACTTGTATCAACGCGTACCAATCATAATAAATAGTACAAACGCGATGATCTTCATGGCCAACACTCATTGTTACATAATTCGCCGCTTGCGGACATTCACCATTATAGCTATGCCAAGTATACCCATAAGTTGCTAACCCTGCTAAAGCTTTGTCGCCAGCATAAGAATAAGTGAAAGAACCCAATAAAGCCTCAACATATGTCCATGTTCCATTATAAAAAGGATACCACTGTCCTCCGGAGACGCTTTCCGTAGCAACCAATTTTTGAGCAAAAGTCGTGTCATCTCTTGAAAAAGTTAGGCTCAACTGTTCATTGCCGCCCGTACTAAATACTTTTAAATATTTAAATGGCTTATTTCTAATCGTGCTCTCCAGATCTCCTGAATTATAAGTCTGGCTGTTAAAATTAAAATCCACGTTTGAGCCTAATGTTCCTTTCCAAAACAAACTGTCTTTATTATACGGGCCGATATCGCCATGGGCCAATAGCGTCCAGCAATTATTTTGATAGCAGATATCTTTAACATCGCTGCAGGTTCCGCAACTGCCGCCGCAGCCATCATCGCCGCAGGTTCTGCTCGCGCAGTCCGGATGGCACACCCCTGAACAATTATTATCACAACCGTCAGTATCTATTTGATTGCCATCATCGCACTCCTCCCCTCCATTAGCCACCCCGTCCCCGCACCAGCTATTAGCCAAAACATGAACGGTGAAATTTTTGCTGGCCATAACCTGACAGCCATTATTGGTAGTGGCTCTGACTATGACGTTTTTATCCCCCGGGTCATTGA
This sequence is a window from Patescibacteria group bacterium. Protein-coding genes within it:
- a CDS encoding putative Ig domain-containing protein yields the protein GKITGTPNVPAGDYDFTAAARDEFYDQTISPYSAETTRTFTLTVVNENFTVNLPIANDTIYVYPTGATLPLYYGPVQFNAQANVTTPTPVTYSLFNNPAWLTINPATGAIQGTPTDNINDPGDKNVIVRATTNNGCQVMASKNFTVHVLANSWCGDGVANGGEECDDGNQIDTDGCDNNCSGVCHPDCASRTCGDDGCGGSCGTCSDVKDICYQNNCWTLLAHGDIGPYNKDSLFWKGTLGSNVDFNFNSQTYNSGDLESTIRNKPFKYLKVFSTGGNEQLSLTFSRDDTTFAQKLVATESVSGGQWYPFYNGTWTYVEALLGSFTYSYAGDKALAGLATYGYTWHSYNGECPQAANYVTMSVGHEDHRVCTIYYDWYALIQVIRPEWIYIIGDPDSNIKCRCNGLDYGGWVSCYDISACNDGVAITSYCRNTYGTAICD